The Candidatus Fermentibacter sp. region CGGAAGCCGGCTCCAGCGCAACGGCAGCCGCGGTGAGCGGGCCGAAGTAGTCGCCCTTGCCGGCCTCGTCGGATCCTCCCGTAGGCACGGAGCCTTCGTCGGACGACAGGATGGAGAACAGGTCCCGGTCGCCCCCCGAGAACACGGCCGAAGAACCCCTGCGCGCGGAGTGGTACAGGTTCACGCGGCAGGACCTCGATCCGTCGGTGACCTCGGTCTGGAGACCGTTGGACAGTTCACGCAGGAATGCGACCCCGAAGCCCCTGGCCGAAAGACGGGCCGACCAGTCGCGCCTCCAGGCCTCCAGCCCGCTATTCATCCCCGAAGGGATTGTCGACCGGGATGACCGTTCCCTCGGTGTAGCTCTCGAGCAGGCAGGCAATCTCGCCGATGACTATGGCGCTGCGCATCAGCACCGGCATGTGGCGCTCGTCGTCGGTCATCCAGACGTAGATCTCCCCCTGCTGGTCGAAGATGCCCTCCCCGACGAGCTCGGGCTGGACGAGGACGCAGTCGAACGTGCCTGCAGGGACCCTGATCCTCTCTTCGCGCAGAACCGTCACCTGCAGCGGGTAGTTGTCGTTGTCGGTGTGGCAGTCGAGCGTGTAGGCCTCTCCGACCTCGAGGGGCAGCGTACGTGCGTAGTAGAGGCAGCTCAGAACGTCGAGGGCGTGGGGCGGTATCTCCACGAGCCTCTCGTCCTCGTCGTCCTCTTCGGGGTAGAAGGCAGTCCCGGCCTCCTGGTCGAAGAACACCTCCTCGGAGTTCCTGTAGTCGCCTTCCTGGAGGCTCTTGGAGAACATGAGGGTATGGAGCTGGACCATGTCGAGCAGGGCGGCGTTGGTGTCGTCCACCCTGAAGAAGGCGCTGAAGGCGGGATTGGATCTGGCGTTGGCCGTTATCCGGTAGGCCATCAGGCCCTCGCGCTGTTCGGGTCCGGTGACCGAGAGCGTTGCGGTGCCGGCCTTCACTATGCCGTATTCGACGCTGAACTCGAGCAGTTCCCCGGGTCCGAAGGCGCCGTTCTCGACGAAGCGGGGCGAATAGTCCCCGGCCTGTCCGGCCGAAAGTCCCGCCAGCGATGTGACGAGAAGGAAAACGAGTCTCATATCATCCATCCTCCGGTGGAGCGTCTCCAGACCAGCCATGATACCCGGGCGCGGCGGCTCCTGTTCCCCATCCGTCCCGAAGGGCCTCCAGGAGCCTCCTCCACCGGAAGCCGACCGAATCGAGCGAGTATAGCGCTTCGCAGGCATCCCTGGCACGGACCGCCATCCGTCCTGCCACTTCGGGATGCGAGGCGAGATAGGCCATCTGCCTGCCGAGGACCGCGGAGTCCCCCGGCGGGTGCAGGAGGCCCGTGCGCCCGTCGGAGATAGTGTCCACCAGCCCGTTCGTGGCCGCAGCCAGGACGGGGAGTCCGCATGCCATCATCTCGAGGGCCGCCCGCGATACTGCCTCGCTAGCGAGGCTGGGTACGAGCCCGATCGAAGCCCGGCCGTAGGCGGTCCTTATATCGTCGAGGTAACCGGTGAATTCCACCCGCTCCGAGACCCCGAGCGATTCCGCCTCGTCACGGAGCTGCCGTTCCGTGATCTGGGCCTCCGCTCCGGCCACCACGAGCCTCGCCGAGGGTGCGGCGCGAAGTGCCCGGAGCGCGGTCGGATGGCCCTTCACCTCGCTGAGCCTGGCGGCCATCACGAACGTACCCGGGGGGC contains the following coding sequences:
- a CDS encoding DUF3108 domain-containing protein: MRLVFLLVTSLAGLSAGQAGDYSPRFVENGAFGPGELLEFSVEYGIVKAGTATLSVTGPEQREGLMAYRITANARSNPAFSAFFRVDDTNAALLDMVQLHTLMFSKSLQEGDYRNSEEVFFDQEAGTAFYPEEDDEDERLVEIPPHALDVLSCLYYARTLPLEVGEAYTLDCHTDNDNYPLQVTVLREERIRVPAGTFDCVLVQPELVGEGIFDQQGEIYVWMTDDERHMPVLMRSAIVIGEIACLLESYTEGTVIPVDNPFGDE
- a CDS encoding glycosyltransferase family 4 protein, producing MPLKVLVMATCRWWNATAEGALLGARALERAGIRVLLTGQPGSPVLDRAGSDGIEAAALRLQGASFAAGLASLGRLTSRFRPDFIVAHRSEDQLAAVLAHGRIPVVRVRSDIRRPSGSPLARFVDSHTALEAYSSPFMSRAGYGRGRSGPVAVVPQPVDTGRFRPGPGGPPGTFVMAARLSEVKGHPTALRALRAAPSARLVVAGAEAQITERQLRDEAESLGVSERVEFTGYLDDIRTAYGRASIGLVPSLASEAVSRAALEMMACGLPVLAAATNGLVDTISDGRTGLLHPPGDSAVLGRQMAYLASHPEVAGRMAVRARDACEALYSLDSVGFRWRRLLEALRDGWGTGAAAPGYHGWSGDAPPEDG